Genomic window (Sphingomonas sp. OV641):
GCCTCCTCGGCGCGCTGCTTGGCGGCGCTGGCGGCGCCGCGCTCGGCAAGTCGATCGACAAGGACAATGTGCGCTGCCGCTGAGGCGCTTCAACTGAGACGCACCCGCCGTGGGCCAGCAGGCACCGCGGCGGGCGCGCTCAACAGGGTGTTCGCCGCGCATCCATTAACGCAATCGACTTAAACCCTCTTCCCTCCACGCGCCTGACGAGGCATCCTCGCCGGCGAGCGGCCCGAGACCGCAAGTGGAGAGACGGATGAGCAAGCGAATCGCGGTGGTCGGTGCGGGAATGGGTGGGCTGTGCGCCGCCATCAAGTCGCGCGAAGCCGGCCATGACGTTACCGTTTTCGAACATGCCGATTCGGTTGGCGGCACCTGGCGCGCCAATCGCTATCCCGGTGTCGCCTGCGACGTGCCGGCGATCCTGTATCAGTTCAGCTTCGCGCCCAATCCGAACTGGAGCCACCATTACGCGCGCGGCGCGGAAATTCACGATTATACCAAAAGCTTGGTCGATCAGTTCGGCCTGGCCGATGCGCTGCGCCTGAACGAAGGCGTGACCCAGGCGAAATGGGATTCGGGCTCCGGCACCTGGGCGATCACCACCGAAAAGGGTGTCACCGAGACGTTCGACGCGATCGTTCCCGCGCTTGGCCAGCTCAGCCGCCCCTGCTTTCCCGAAATCGCCGGCGTTCATGATTTCACCGGGCCCAAGTGGCATGCGGCCGAATGGAACGACAAGGTCGATCTCGCCGGCAAGCGCGTCGGCGTGATCGGCTCGGCCGCCAGCGCGGTTCAGCTCATTCCCGAGGTCGCCAAAATCGCCGGAGAGCTGGTGGTGTTTCAGCGCACGCCCAATTGGGTGATCCCGCGCAACGACAATCACGTCACGCCCGAAACCAAGGCGCTGATGGCTACCAATCTCGAAATGGCCGCAAAGCTCGGGGCGTCGCAGCGCGCAATGATCTTCGACAATGCCGACAGCTTCTTCTGGCAGGCGTTCAAATGGACGCCGGAGGGCCGCGCCTCCTTCACCCGCACCGCGCTGGATCATCTCGAGGAGCAGGTGCCGGATCCGGAATTGCGCGCGAAGCTGACGCCGGATTACCCGATCGGCTGCAAGCGCATCCTCATCACCGACGATTTCTACCCGGCGCTGATGCGCGACAATGTGTCGCTCGAAACCAACGGGATCGAACGGATCGAGGCCAATGGCGTCCGCACGACTGACGGTTTCCACGAGCTGGACGTGCTGATCTTCGCCACCGGCTTCGAAACCACCCAATGGGACTGGTCGATGCAGGTGGTCGGCGAGGAAGGGCGCACGCTCAAGGAAACGTGGAAGGAAGGGCCGGAGGCCTATCTCGGCATCATGGTGTCGGGCCTCCCCAACATGTTCATGCTCTACGGCCCGAACACCAATCTCGGCCATAATTCGATCAGCTTCATGATCGAGCAGCAGGTCGGTTACATGCTGCAGACCCTGTCGGCGCTGGAGGCGGAAAAGGCCAAGGCGGCGAACGTCACCCCCGACGGCCAGCGCCGCTTCAACGAGCGGATCACGCAGCTTCTGTCCGGCACCGTCTGGGCCGACCCACATTGCCGCAGCTGGTACAAGGCGGCGAACGGCCGGGTGTACCAGAATTGGGCCAGCGACTGCGCCAGCTATGCCGAGGAGACGGCGGTGCTGGATCGCGAGGCCGTGGCGCTACGCTGACCCCGCGTTGCCTCGCCCATAATGGGTGGGGCAACGCGGCCAGACTTCTCCTCCCGCAGCGCGATTTGACCCGCCAGCGTCCACCAATGGCGATGGCACACGTTGAAAAATCCGTATTAACGGCCATGTTTCGGTGGCGGCGACCACGTTCCCGCCCCACGACGGGTGATCAAGACCGGGACGGCCCGGCAGCTTTCGGGAAGGCTGCCATGGCGTGGATTGCTCTTGTTTTTGCTGGCGTGTTCGAGATCGTCTGGGCCTCGGCGATGAAACAATCGCACGGGTTCACGAAACTATGGCCCAGTGTGGTGACGGGCGTCGGCATGTTGATCAGCTTCGGGTTGCTGGCATGGGCGATGCGCTCGCTGCCGCTCGGCACCGCCTACACGATCTGGACAGGTATCGGCGCAGTCGGTGCGTTCATCGTCGGGATCGTCATCTTTGGCGAGGCCGCGACCGCCCTGCGCCTCATCGCTGCCGCTCTCATTGTGTCCGGCCTTGTGCTGATGAAAGTGTCGTCGACCGCGTAAGAGTTCATCCGGTGAAGGCGGGAGCTATGCGAAGGCCTCGACGGCACCAAGCAGCACCCGCCTGATCCTGCGGCCACCTCACCCGTCGCTGACGCGCTCGATATCCGCACCCACCGCCGACAGCTTCTCCTCCAGTCGCTCATAGCCGCGGTCGAGGTGATACACCCGGCTCACCGCTGTCTCGCCCTCTGCTGCGAGCCCCGCCAGGATCAGGCTCATCGATGCGCGCAGGTCCGTCGCCATCACCGGCGCGCCGACCAGTCGCTCCACGCCGCGCACCACGGCCGTCCGCCCGGAAACGGTGATGTCCGCCCCCATGCGCGCCAGCTCGGGCACGTGCATGTAGCGGTTTTCGAAGATCGTCTCGGTCAGCACGCTGGCGCCATCCGCCTTGCACAGCATTGCCATGAACTGTGCCTGCATGTCGGTGGCAAAGCCCGGGAAGGGCGCGGTGGTCAGCGTCAGCGGCTGGAGCGGCCCCTGCGCCGTCACGCACACCGCATTCTTCTTCAGCTCCACCAGCACGCCCGCATCCGCCAGCGCCGACAGGGTCGCGCCCATGCTTTCGGCGTCGATGCCCACCAGCTCCAGGCTGCCGCCGGTGATCGCCGC
Coding sequences:
- a CDS encoding NAD(P)/FAD-dependent oxidoreductase translates to MSKRIAVVGAGMGGLCAAIKSREAGHDVTVFEHADSVGGTWRANRYPGVACDVPAILYQFSFAPNPNWSHHYARGAEIHDYTKSLVDQFGLADALRLNEGVTQAKWDSGSGTWAITTEKGVTETFDAIVPALGQLSRPCFPEIAGVHDFTGPKWHAAEWNDKVDLAGKRVGVIGSAASAVQLIPEVAKIAGELVVFQRTPNWVIPRNDNHVTPETKALMATNLEMAAKLGASQRAMIFDNADSFFWQAFKWTPEGRASFTRTALDHLEEQVPDPELRAKLTPDYPIGCKRILITDDFYPALMRDNVSLETNGIERIEANGVRTTDGFHELDVLIFATGFETTQWDWSMQVVGEEGRTLKETWKEGPEAYLGIMVSGLPNMFMLYGPNTNLGHNSISFMIEQQVGYMLQTLSALEAEKAKAANVTPDGQRRFNERITQLLSGTVWADPHCRSWYKAANGRVYQNWASDCASYAEETAVLDREAVALR
- a CDS encoding multidrug efflux SMR transporter produces the protein MAMAHVEKSVLTAMFRWRRPRSRPTTGDQDRDGPAAFGKAAMAWIALVFAGVFEIVWASAMKQSHGFTKLWPSVVTGVGMLISFGLLAWAMRSLPLGTAYTIWTGIGAVGAFIVGIVIFGEAATALRLIAAALIVSGLVLMKVSSTA